The Metarhizium brunneum chromosome 3, complete sequence DNA window TACAACAACTCCCAGAAGGATTGGCCGTCGTTTTTGCTTGGGCGTTGCCACGTGGTCTGGCGGGATCCAGGGTGGCAGTAATATAATCCTGGCGGGTTTGGGTGCCGGCTggtggcgtcggcgtcggggccTGAAGTGCGTGTGTTGCATCGACAACCGTTGTGACTCCGCTCCGCGTCACCTCGACCCAAGCGTGGTTTCCGAAGCTAGTCCTGTTGCTCGCGGTGGGGGGCACATAAGGTGCGGTACCTTGATCGAgtcagaccagacatgatgtTCGGGTCAAATAAGCAACTTGACTGCACATGAAGAATATACTGACCTGCCGACTCCCAGAAAGGCGTGTTGCACCGCAGATTGTCCCCTCCAGATGCCACCCACCTAATGAGGGGCCCAGGGTTAATGAAGCCATTGGGCGATTGGAAGACCCAATGGGAGTCGGTCAACTCAGCGCCGTTTGCATCCATCAACATGGACAAAGCAAGCTGCGAAATCCCAGCCAGATCGTAGCAGTTGCATCTTGGATAGAGTGTATCAAACCATTCCTTGAGTTTGAAGCCACCACCGTAGCCCGAAACTCCATAGTAAGCCATTCCACGAGACGTATCGTACCTGGGCGTTGTCAAGCTGGCGTTCCAAATCACGTTGACAACTGCTCGATGAATATAAAACGCGAcatcttggctggctgcggctgGTAATTCGGACGGGTTTGGTGCAAAGAGACGCCACAACAAGATGGGATAGCCAGGCGTCATGTCAACTCTGGTTCGTACGGTAGGCGAGGGCGCCGTGACGGGACCCGTGGGAGCGGTTGCCCGCGCCCAGCAGAGCTCGAGGCGAGTTGTCGTGCTCGGAGCCATGCTGGCGACTGTGCCCATGGGTCAATAGTCTGCCAGGAACACTTGACCttggctccatgtcttctCTGGGACTTACTATATTCCTTGCCATTCCAGAGCCAAAGTTGCCAACTAAAGTCGCCACCGTACCTGAATGGGATAACCACTTGTCTAGTTTTAAAGTCAGGCGCCATAAGATACAAACCATTCACAGCCACCGCGTTACCAGTCGCAGGGACTGGGACCAAGGGGCTAATCAAGGCAAGTCTTCCACCGACATGTCCCGCGACGACGTAGGATTTTCCTCTCCAGATCGCAGAAAACGGGGCTGTTCCGTGGACATTAATCTTGTAGAAGCCAGTGGCAGTGGGCATGGTGTTCAAGAAAACATTGGGTCGAGTTGAGCCCGTTGGGCCGTCGACCCAGCTGCCTGTGTTATTCCAGACTGTCTGGTTACCCAAGGGAATGGTTATTCCACCCGACGTGACTACATTGAAGCGGTTTTCAGCCTCGATTTTGGTGATGGTCCACGTTGCCATTTTTAACAGCGACGAACCAGTGAACCGGTGGATGAGCTTTCAGGAAATCTAAATATCTTTTGGAGCGGCTactctgtgacaagggctcggaaagagtgcttggagcaatagctcaattcatctaataacagtctttggtatcaaaggtccttggttttcctcaaggccttgagggaccgaagacgtctatttatacaagaagtcggtgaggaccttctgccctaatcccgtgaccgtagcccttgtgtaacagggcgatttccgtgtaacatacTCCGATCTCGAAGATTGATAGCAGTCTCAGGGTCTGCAAGTACCCCTGTGACTGAGAAAAAATGGTTCGATGCTGAAGAGAATTGGCAGATGAGATTTTAGAAAATACAAATATAAATCGGACTATTATGTGTCTACCTCAGCCTTCCATTGGAACCCAACAACGCTACTGTTTGAAAGTCCTCCCCTTGAGGGCAGATGTTTCGGCCCTGCCACCGGCCCTCCATGACCCTGCCTATCGTGGTAGCACTGTGAGTATCTCTGGTATGGATTCTGTTTAACTAAATGATGTAGCTATTCACTCTTACCTCACTTTCCTCTAGTCATCGGAATGGTCTGATTTGTCTCAGTTTTAGTCTGGACTAATCTGTCTTGGTTTTGGTCTAGACTAATCTGTCTTAGTCTTAGTCTGGACTATGTCTTAGACAGTGAGCAGCCTGATTAAACTAGCGGAGGATTTTACTAACGAGGTTAGGTATCCCTCGCCCTCTAAAGCCGACTTCCCGACAATTgtctttgcttcttctccttccgAAACCATGTAGAACCCTACAATTATTAGTAGtagagacaaaaaaaaaaaagagaattcGGAGAAAATAACCTCCTATACCTTATTAATTTTAGGTCTTAGCTCTCTAATATACTGCAGCTAGCCGACAGCTATATCGCggttatttaaaattaatttttacGTGAGGTTTGATTGCTGCGGCCGACGTTAGCAAAGGGTTGCAGTGTGCTTCCGCGAGCTTTGCAGAGCCAGGACTGACGAATGGTTGCCAGGGTCTTGATAGCAGAAGAGACAGAGGTCTTGGATGGAGACGAATGGGGTGGACCCTTGGAATGCGGACAAGACCTCGCTGATATACGTTATATGTGGctattttaagtttttagaGTAAGTTACTAACATAAAGTCTGCAGGTTTGAGTTTGCTTCTATAAAGTCGCAAGATAGGTTCAGGGAGTGGACTGCTCTAAAGTTAATCTATAGAAATCTATAAATTTAACACTTCGCAAGAAGAGTGCACTTGTCCTGCCCATGTGCACGTTATACAAGCACAAGCTGTTCGCTGATACACCCTGCCTCAACACACCTGGGAACACATCTATCGTCTATCCAAAGTTGAGTGAAGCGTATGATGCCTCATCAAAGAAACACAAATTAAACCGGCAATGGCCAGCACAAACATGGTAAGCCAAACGCCTCTAAATGCTTCCATGAACGAATCAATGACTCCGTCGTACCAGCCATCGGGCAGATGCTTTAGTTCGCCCAGATCGTCTCTGATACGGCGAATTTCATCAGCGGCGTTGGGTTGATGACCGAAACGGTCCCAAAGACGGTTCTTGAGGATGTTTTGGTAGACAGCGGAACCAATGGTGATTCCAAGCGTGCCGCCAAGACTTCGGGCCAAGTCTATTGAACTTGTTAGCAACGGGCAACTCGACGAAGCACTTGGCGCGAAACCTACAAGTCGCAGAAGTAACGACCGCTTGTTGCGAGTGATCCACAGCCGCAATACAGGCGAGCAAGGTTGTTGTGAGCATAGCACCatagccgccgccgacgaggaagaaggcagAGCTGCTAAGCCAGACAGACGGATCGCGGCCCATAAGTGTCAGCAACACGATACCGGTACCGATCAGGACCATGCTGGCGATACCGACTGCGACGAATCGCCCCGTGCGCTTCATAATATAGCCAGATAGAACCGATGAAATCGACACACCAATAGGTGAGGGTAAGATTCTCAGACCAGCATCTGTGGCTGATTCCCCCAACACCTGCAAGTACATTGGTAGGTAGAAGATGAGAGTAAGGACTACCATTGTGCCAAGCAGGTTGGTAAAGCATGCCGCCAACACGGTCCGCGTCATCAGCAGCCTAACAGGAATGATGGGCTGACGGGCACGACTCTCCCACCACAAGAAACTGACAAATGCCACCAGGGATAACGGAATAGTTGTCAAAGGCAGCGGGTGCGTCCATGGAACCTGGTTTCCTCCCGAGTTTAAACCTAAAAGCAGCAGAATAAGAAACGACGATGtcaagaagacgccgagAAAGTCGATACGCGCCAAGTACGACTTGTCAGATTGCTTGGGCGGCACGGTAACCAAGAAGTggacggccacggcggacAATAATACCGGCGGGACTTGGATCAGGAACGCAAGTCGCCATCCAAGCTTGGTGTGATCATTGATCAAGCCGCCGAAAACACCGCCCAACATGGCACCCGAGCCATAGCAAATATTGCCAATGCCCTGGACGACGCCTCTTTTACGCAACGGGATCAAGTCGGACCCTAAAAAGGTAGAAATGCTCatgaggccgccgccgccgatgccagCAACGACACGGCCCAGTATCATGGCCTTTTCGTCCCGAGCCAGCCCGCAGATCAAGTTTCCCAGTGCAAAGAAGACGTTACTGAAGACGAGACCTGGGCCGCGGCCGAAAATATCCGTCAGCCGGCCGGAAATAGGTTGGCAAGCAGCGTTGGAGATGAGATACGCCGTGGCAAGCCATGACATTAGGCTCAGCGACCTGAATTCACTGGCAATAGGTGCAGACAAGGTGGCAATGATGGTAGAGTCGATGGCACCCAGAAACACGCCGACCCAAGTGGTGCCCATGATGAGCGCCAGTCTACCAAATGACTCCTCCTTCGCCAGGACGGTCTGCTCCTCGTCTTGATGGCCAGGGACGCCGGAATCATTTTGTTGGGGGGCCTCGGTGACGGGCGTGTCGGCACGATCATTCACGTCGTCATTCGGCTTGAGCAACGGCGTGCGCTCGGAGCTGCCAGCATGAGCTGCCTCTTCGTCAGGGCGGCTTGAACCGCCACCGCGGGTCCCAGCCATGGTTGCTATCGCTTAGGGCGTCAGACGGCAGATCAGCACACAGCCGGCGAGCTTCGATGACTTGGGGATGAATGGAGGATGAGAAATAGGAGGGATGTCGGTGGTTCTGCGGATTATATAGATGGCAGCTGGCCTAGAAACTAGAGTCAATACAgtacaaggccaaggccaaggccaacgcTCTATCTAGGACCACTGAAACTAAGAGAACTTTGAGCCAATTAAGTtcttgtactccgtagatgcaGTCACTGACGGGACTAGACGAGTTAGTTCCGGCCAGCTCCAATCAGATCCATTGATGCTTGCCGAGACCGGAAGAACGCACATTTTACTTGGGCCATTCTCTACCATTTTTCTACAAGGCAAAGAAATCGGCTTATATACAGTCTATTCAGGTGTTGATGGAGGGCGATGGTTTCATGCGAGAGGTGATGGGGTCGCAGCGAGTTGACATGTGGGGGACGAGGCAGACACTGCTTGGTTCAGGCACcaagacaccagacagctcTGGTAGATGCGGTTAAGGAGTATTTTTACCCCGCTCCTCTGTGCCAACTGGTCCGACGACTTCCTGGCGTCATGGTTTGATTGAACGACCATAGCTTGGACGAGGAATAGGTGGcacatcttttttttttcgtcttttgTGTTCCCCGGCTTTTACGCCGGCATTCGAATCCCGCACGTCTAGCAGATACCCTTGttgattttttattttttattactaCCTACGCCGCAAAAGTCAAGGTCAACCAATGCGATTCATCACTGTAAAGGAAAGAGATTTCTGGAGACTACAAGCGCAGCCCCCTGACTTCATATCTTGCGAGGCTGATGCAAGCCATCATTAATTGCTCTAcatgacaacattgaagtcgcTGGTTCTACTTATCCTCTAAGCTGCTATATTAGAAATATTGAACGGATCCAAGCACCGCGGAACATGTCTCGGAATAGGTCAACCACCTTTCACCCCTCCGTATCAAGCAAGCACACCCTAAGACGGGATTTGGAGAGTGAATG harbors:
- the fnx1_1 gene encoding Multidrug resistance protein fnx1; the encoded protein is MAGTRGGGSSRPDEEAAHAGSSERTPLLKPNDDVNDRADTPVTEAPQQNDSGVPGHQDEEQTVLAKEESFGRLALIMGTTWVGVFLGAIDSTIIATLSAPIASEFRSLSLMSWLATAYLISNAACQPISGRLTDIFGRGPGLVFSNVFFALGNLICGLARDEKAMILGRVVAGIGGGGLMSISTFLGSDLIPLRKRGVVQGIGNICYGSGAMLGGVFGGLINDHTKLGWRLAFLIQVPPVLLSAVAVHFLVTVPPKQSDKSYLARIDFLGVFLTSSFLILLLLGLNSGGNQVPWTHPLPLTTIPLSLVAFVSFLWWESRARQPIIPVRLLMTRTVLAACFTNLLGTMVVLTLIFYLPMYLQVLGESATDAGLRILPSPIGVSISSVLSGYIMKRTGRFVAVGIASMVLIGTGIVLLTLMGRDPSVWLSSSAFFLVGGGYGAMLTTTLLACIAAVDHSQQAVVTSATYLARSLGGTLGITIGSAVYQNILKNRLWDRFGHQPNAADEIRRIRDDLGELKHLPDGWYDGVIDSFMEAFRGVWLTMFVLAIAGLICVSLMRHHTLHSTLDRR